The DNA region TTGCTCTGGGGATTCGTGAAGAACTGTTCCGGCGTGGCGTCCTCAACGATCTGGCCGTCAGCCATGAAGACCACGCGGTCTGCGGCCTTGCGGGCGAAGCCCATCTCGTGGGTGACCACGATCATGGTCATGCCCTCCTTCGCCAGTTGGATCATGACATCCAGGACCTCGTTGATCATCTCCGGATCAAGAGCCGAGGTGGGCTCGTCAAAAAGCATGACCTTGGGCTTCATGGCCAGGGCGCGCGCAATAGCGACACGCTGTTGCTGTCCGCCGGATAGCTGGGCGGGAAGCTTGGGAGCCTGGTGGCCCACGCCCACGCGCTCAAGCAGCGCCATGGCCTCCTTGTCCGCCTGGGCTTTGGGAGTCCCCTTAACCTTGATGGGGCCGAGGGTCACGTTCTCGAGGATTGTCTTATGGGCAAACAGGTTGAACGACTGGAACACCATTCCGACGTCGGCCCGCAGGCGGGCGAGTTCCTTCCCTTCCTCCGGAAGAACCTTTCCGTCAATGCTGATAGTGCCGCCTTCAATCGTTTCGAGGCGGTTGATGGCACGGCACAGTGTGGACTTTCCCGAGCCAGACGGTCCGATAACAACAACCACTTCGCCCTTGCGGACTTGCAGGTTGATGTCCTTCAACACGTGAAGCTGACCATAATGTTTGTTGACACCATTCAGGGAGACGAGCGCATCGCCGGGCACAGGAGTAGTCATAAGAAGAATCTAGCGAACAATGACCGCTTATGACGGGAATCACGCCAAGTTCCCGCGGATCGTGATTCAAGAGATACCTGCCGCCACGACGCTGGCTTGGCGCTAGCCTTGGGTGATGAGCATCAACGCAGATCCGGCCAAAACTTCCCAGCCGCGCCGTAAGGGGCCCCTCGAACTTCGCCGCAAACAGGCGGCCGTGGAAATGTCCGATCAGCATTTGCTTGACACCAAGGGCGCCGGGCAGTTCGTCCATACCGATCCATGGCGTGTGCTGCGGATCCAGAGCGAGTTCGTTGAAGGGTTTGGGGCGCTCGCCGACCTGGGCCCCGCTGTCAGCGTCTTCGGCTCTGCCCGGACCAAGCCGGGGAGCCCGTACTACGAGATGGGCGTGGAGGTGGGCAGGAAGCTGGCGGCTGCCGGTGTCGCCGTGATCACCGGAGGCGGGCCGGGCTCGATGGAGGCCGCCAACCGCGGCACCGTTGAAGGCAACGGTGTGTCCGTCGGACTGGGAATTGAGCTGCCTTTTGAACAGGGGCTCAACCAGTGGGTGGACCTTGGCATCAACTTCCGCTATTTTTTCGCCCGCAAGACGATGTTCGTGAAGTACGCCCAGGGGTTCATCGTCCTTCCCGGTGGGCTGGGCACGCTGGATGAACTCTTTGAGGCCATGGTGCTAGTGCAGACCCGGAAGGTGACGTCCTTCCCGATTGTGCTCCTCGGCGTGGCGTTCTGGGGGCCGATGATCGAATGGATCAGGGGAACCCTGGTGGCGGAGGGCATGGTTTCGGAAAAGGACCTGGACCTGATCCAGTTGGTTGACGACCCCGCCGAAGCGGTGGACCGGGTACTCCACGGCACGGTCGGAACACCCTCCAGCAATGGGGAGCAGCGGCCGGAATAGCCAGCACGTCCTCATCTGGCACGATGGGTGCTGTGAGCTTTTTTCTGGTTTTCCTTGCCATCGTGTTGATCGGCGCCATCGTGTGGGTCGGCGCCGGCGGCCCATCCGGCATCTTCCGGCGCGGCCGTACCGGTGCCGGGCTGTTGGATCATGAGCTTCTGGGTGGGGGATTCGAGCAACCGGTGGCGAACCTTCCGCCTGTTCTGCTGCCAGCGGAAGCCGCACCGGCCGACGTCGACCGGGTCCGTTTTTCCCTCGGCCTCCGCGGATACCGCATGGACCAGGTGGACCAGGTACTGGACGAGCTCAGGGACCAGCTCGCCGCCAAAGACCAGGAAGTGGATCGGCTAGGGAAGCTGCTGCTCGAAGCCGGAAAGTCCCGGACCGATGCTGCATTTGCGGCGCCGGTTACCGGGGAGGAGAGAACTGCGGAGGAGAGACCCGCGGAGGAGAGACCCGCGAAGGGGCGAACCGCGGAGGTGGGAACCGCGGTGCCGGGTGCCAAACCGGAGCCGGGCGGAATCACCGCATCGCCTGACCGGGATGCACCGGAGGGCGGGATTTGAGCACCGCCACGGGTAACCGGATGGGACTGGCAGCTTACTTCAGCGGGCTCACGGCGCGCACCGGAGACGCCGTCCGCGGCTGGCCCTGGTGGCTCCAGGTAGCGGCGCTCTACACCGGCGCCAGGCTGGTGAGTGCCTGCATCTTCATGGCTGCTGCCCTCCACCAGGGAACCAACCCCTGGTTCCCGGCCAAACCCGATTACTGGAACTTCATTAATATCTGGGATGCGCGATGGTACGGGCAGGTGGTCACCAACGGATACCCGTCGGCCCTCCCCGTGGATGAGGCCGGAAACGTGCAGGAGAACGCGTGGGCGTTCTATCCGCTCTTCCCCGCCCTTGCCCGGGCACTAGGGACGCTGACAGGCCTGGCCCCGGACGCTTCGCTGACAGTCATTGCGATGCTTTCGGGCCTGGGGGCCGCCTTGGTTGTCTACTGCCTCTTCCGGCACAAGGCTCCGCACGCTCCCGCGCTGTGGGGCGTGGCCTTCTTCGCGACGTTTCCGGTCTCCGCCATTCTCCAAGTCCCTTACGCGGAGCCCCTGACCGTCCTCCTTCTGGGCGCCGCCCTGCTGCTGGTGATCCGGCGCCAATACCTGTGGGCCATGCCCGTGGTGCTCCTGATGTGCCTTTCCCGGCCGGTAGGTGTTCCTTTTGCGGCCATGGTGGGATTGCTTTTCGTCTACCGCGCGGTGCAACGCGGCCGTGCCCGTGAATCCGGCGGCCATACACCCCGCGAGCTGGTCAGCCTCGCATGCCTCGCGGCCCTGAGCGGGGCCTCCGCGCTCGTCTGGCCGGCTGCAGCCTGGGCCGCCACCGGCGACATCCTGGCGTATACCAAAACGGAAACCGTGTGGCGGGGCCAGGATCTGGTGCCTTTCAAGCCGTGGTTCGACACCGGCGTCCAGCTCTTCGGGCCGGTGCTGGGACTGCTGGCGCCGTTCCTCTTTGCGGGACTCTTCGGACTGATGCTTTTCTCGCCGCCGGTGGTGCGGCTTGGCGTGGAGCTGCGCCTGTGGTGTGCCTGCTACATGGGCTACCTCCTGCTGTTTCTGCACCCGCAGACAAGTACGTTCCGCATGCTGCTTCCGCTGTTTCCGCTGGCGCTCAGCGCAGCCTTTTTGTCCCGTTCACGGGCTTACCGGGGAACGGTTCTCACCATGTTCATTCTGCTCCAGATCGTCTGGATCGTCTGGCTGTGGGCATGGGCCCAGCTGCCCGGCGGAGGCGATTATCCGCCCTAGGCAGTTGCGGTGCCGGGCATCGTAGTGCAGGAATACGACGCGGCGGGAAATGTCCATCGATTAGCTACGTACGGGTAATTACGGGATAATAGTAAGTAAGCAAGGACAAAAGCATTCAAGAAAATGTTCAGTCAGGGCGGCGTCTACACGCGCCGCCATGGCGGCTTGATTGACCATGCGGACACAGCCCGTCCGGGCTGATAAGTCCTGGGACTAAATGGAGGGGAAATTCCTCATGGCGGCTATGAAACCACGCACCGGCGACGGCCCTATGGAAGTCACCAAAGAGGGCCGCAGCCTGATCATGCGTGTGCCGCTCGAAGGCGGCGGACGGCTTGTGGTCGAACTCAATGCAGCGGAAGCGGCCAACCTTAAGGAATGCCTCGTCGGCGTTACCGAATAATCTCGCTGGGCCAGGGTCCGCAGCTATGGGCTGCGGACCCTGGCCTATTTCTTTACCGCTACCAGCAGGCCGTCGCCGGTGGGAAGCATCGCTGAGGAGAGGCGCTCGTCGTCGCGGATAGCCTTCCCCACGTGGCGGAGCACCACGGTGCTGGCGTCCCTGTCGGCGGGGTTGGCAACGCGGTCCTTGTCCAGGGCGTCGTTGATGATGAGCAGGCCGCCGGCCTTCAGGAGCCTGATGGCCTGTTCCACGTAGCCGGGCAAACCGGGCTTGTCAGCGTCGATGAACACCAGGTCGTAGGCCGAATCGGTTAGCCGCGGCAGGACGTCGCCTGCCCGGCCGGAAATTGTGCGCGTGCGGTTGGCCGGGCTTCCTGCCTCCGAAAAGGCCTCGCGGGCGGCTTTGAGGTGCTCTACGTCCACGTCGATGGTGGTCAGTACCGCCTGGGCGCCCAGTCCACGCAGGATGCAGACGCCTGAGACTCCGGCGCCCGTTCCGATTTCGACGGCGGTCTGGGCTTTGGAGGCCGCAG from Arthrobacter pascens includes:
- a CDS encoding amino acid ABC transporter ATP-binding protein; the encoded protein is MTTPVPGDALVSLNGVNKHYGQLHVLKDINLQVRKGEVVVVIGPSGSGKSTLCRAINRLETIEGGTISIDGKVLPEEGKELARLRADVGMVFQSFNLFAHKTILENVTLGPIKVKGTPKAQADKEAMALLERVGVGHQAPKLPAQLSGGQQQRVAIARALAMKPKVMLFDEPTSALDPEMINEVLDVMIQLAKEGMTMIVVTHEMGFARKAADRVVFMADGQIVEDATPEQFFTNPQSNRAKDFLSKLLTH
- a CDS encoding LOG family protein, giving the protein MSINADPAKTSQPRRKGPLELRRKQAAVEMSDQHLLDTKGAGQFVHTDPWRVLRIQSEFVEGFGALADLGPAVSVFGSARTKPGSPYYEMGVEVGRKLAAAGVAVITGGGPGSMEAANRGTVEGNGVSVGLGIELPFEQGLNQWVDLGINFRYFFARKTMFVKYAQGFIVLPGGLGTLDELFEAMVLVQTRKVTSFPIVLLGVAFWGPMIEWIRGTLVAEGMVSEKDLDLIQLVDDPAEAVDRVLHGTVGTPSSNGEQRPE
- a CDS encoding DivIVA domain-containing protein translates to MSFFLVFLAIVLIGAIVWVGAGGPSGIFRRGRTGAGLLDHELLGGGFEQPVANLPPVLLPAEAAPADVDRVRFSLGLRGYRMDQVDQVLDELRDQLAAKDQEVDRLGKLLLEAGKSRTDAAFAAPVTGEERTAEERPAEERPAKGRTAEVGTAVPGAKPEPGGITASPDRDAPEGGI
- a CDS encoding DUF3117 domain-containing protein yields the protein MAAMKPRTGDGPMEVTKEGRSLIMRVPLEGGGRLVVELNAAEAANLKECLVGVTE
- a CDS encoding O-methyltransferase; translation: MSADKSTSWSYAEDLPAEDEVMLRARERSFELGVTPVGPGVGAVLTVLAAASKAQTAVEIGTGAGVSGVCILRGLGAQAVLTTIDVDVEHLKAAREAFSEAGSPANRTRTISGRAGDVLPRLTDSAYDLVFIDADKPGLPGYVEQAIRLLKAGGLLIINDALDKDRVANPADRDASTVVLRHVGKAIRDDERLSSAMLPTGDGLLVAVKK